One window of the Rhizobiaceae bacterium genome contains the following:
- a CDS encoding heme-degrading domain-containing protein encodes MSADEDIARLAEQENALVFPAFDEAAAFAIGAAIREDALARDLPVIIDIQLWDRPLFYAALPGSTATNANWARRKRNVVKLLHKSTYRLVLEKNRPDRTFPPGEGLDPADYVLAGGGFPIRVTGIGVIGVIAVSGLPERQDHEVIVAALCRHLGLDPARYALPAIA; translated from the coding sequence ATGAGCGCCGACGAGGATATCGCCAGACTGGCCGAGCAGGAAAACGCGCTCGTCTTTCCGGCCTTCGACGAGGCGGCAGCCTTCGCCATCGGCGCGGCGATTCGCGAGGACGCGCTGGCGCGGGACCTGCCGGTCATCATCGACATCCAGCTTTGGGACCGGCCGCTGTTCTATGCCGCGCTTCCCGGTTCGACGGCCACCAACGCGAACTGGGCCCGGCGCAAGCGCAACGTCGTGAAACTGCTGCACAAGAGCACCTATCGGCTCGTGCTGGAAAAGAACCGTCCCGACCGCACCTTTCCGCCGGGCGAGGGGCTTGACCCCGCCGACTACGTGCTGGCGGGCGGCGGCTTTCCGATCCGCGTGACGGGCATCGGCGTCATCGGGGTGATTGCCGTATCCGGCCTGCCGGAGCGGCAGGATCACGAGGTGATCGTCGCAGCCCTCTGCCGTCATCTCGGGCTCGACCCCGCGCGGTATGCGCTCCCCGCTATAGCGTAG
- a CDS encoding LysR family transcriptional regulator, protein MAYLDNIAVFVRVVELGNLSAAGRDMRISPAVASNRIKELEKHLNVRLFNRTTRQLMPTEHGSAFYEGAKRVLEAVVEAEAAVAALSGKPRGSIRVTAPLGLGRRFIASGIPDFHDRYPDIEVRLRLSDHNVDILKEGIDLAFKLGIIEDSSLRMRGIMECERVLVASPAYLEKRGEPSGPRDLVDSRHDCLMLRYPGLREHYWLLQTPDGPQKIDVHGPYDSDDGDVLTGWALAGRGIVNKPRFEIEPFIRDRRLKIIMTETPPVPVQLAAVYPHKKLQDPKVRLLLDFMAERCQKMIRDILAGR, encoded by the coding sequence ATGGCCTATCTCGACAATATCGCGGTTTTCGTGCGGGTGGTGGAGCTCGGCAATCTGTCCGCCGCCGGTCGCGACATGCGCATCTCGCCGGCCGTCGCGTCGAACCGCATCAAGGAACTGGAGAAGCACCTCAACGTGCGGCTGTTCAACCGCACCACGCGCCAGCTGATGCCGACCGAGCATGGCAGCGCCTTCTATGAGGGCGCCAAGCGGGTGCTGGAGGCGGTGGTCGAGGCGGAAGCGGCGGTGGCGGCGCTTTCCGGCAAGCCGCGCGGCTCGATCCGCGTCACCGCGCCGCTCGGGCTCGGACGGCGTTTCATCGCGTCCGGCATTCCGGATTTCCACGACAGATATCCCGACATCGAGGTGCGGCTGCGCCTTTCCGACCACAATGTCGATATCCTCAAGGAGGGCATCGACCTTGCCTTCAAGCTCGGCATCATCGAGGATTCGAGCCTCAGGATGCGCGGCATCATGGAATGCGAGCGCGTGCTGGTCGCCTCGCCAGCCTATCTCGAAAAGCGCGGCGAGCCGTCAGGTCCGCGCGACCTCGTCGACAGCCGGCACGATTGCCTGATGCTGCGCTATCCGGGCCTTCGCGAACATTACTGGCTGCTGCAGACGCCGGACGGCCCGCAGAAGATCGACGTGCACGGACCCTACGATTCCGACGATGGCGACGTGCTGACCGGCTGGGCGCTGGCGGGACGCGGCATCGTCAACAAGCCGCGCTTCGAGATCGAGCCCTTCATCCGCGACCGCCGGCTGAAAATCATCATGACGGAGACGCCACCGGTGCCGGTGCAACTCGCGGCCGTCTATCCGCACAAGAAGCTTCAGGACCCCAAGGTGCGCCTCCTGCTCGATTTCATGGCCGAGCGCTGCCAGAAAATGATCCGCGACATTCTGGCCGGGCGCTGA
- a CDS encoding urate hydroxylase PuuD, which produces MNEFAIFWDWLSFAARWLHVITGIAWIGSSFYFVALDLGLRQRPGLPAGAHGEEWQVHGGGFYHIQKYLVAPAELPEHLTWFKWESYATWMSGFVLLAIVYYAGADLFLIDRNVLDIPVWAGIALSAGSLALGWIVYDQLCKSPLGNHDTLLMIVLYAIVVFMAWGYTQLFTGRAAFLHLGAFTATIMSANVFMIIIPNQKIVVTDLIAGRKPDPKYGKIAKTRSTHNNYLTLPVLFLMLSNHYPLAFGTQFNWVIAALVFLIGVLIRHYFNSNHARKGNPTWTWLVAAILFVVIMWLSTVPKVLTGEPAAASAQAQKFVASAHFPAVRDTVLGRCAMCHAAEPSYEGVYHAPKGVMLETDAEIGAHAREIYLQAGRSHAMPPANVTAISPEERRLLVAWFEEAR; this is translated from the coding sequence ATGAACGAATTCGCGATCTTCTGGGATTGGCTGAGCTTTGCCGCGCGCTGGCTGCATGTCATCACCGGCATAGCGTGGATCGGCTCGTCCTTCTATTTCGTGGCGCTCGACCTCGGCCTGCGCCAGCGGCCCGGCCTGCCTGCCGGCGCGCATGGCGAGGAGTGGCAGGTGCATGGCGGCGGCTTCTACCACATCCAGAAATATCTGGTGGCGCCGGCGGAACTGCCGGAGCACCTGACCTGGTTCAAATGGGAAAGCTACGCCACCTGGATGTCGGGCTTCGTCCTGCTCGCCATCGTCTACTATGCCGGGGCCGACCTTTTCCTGATCGACCGCAACGTGCTGGACATCCCGGTCTGGGCCGGCATCGCCCTGTCGGCCGGCTCGCTGGCGCTGGGCTGGATCGTCTACGACCAGCTCTGCAAGTCGCCGCTCGGGAACCACGATACGCTCCTGATGATCGTTCTCTACGCCATCGTCGTGTTCATGGCGTGGGGCTACACGCAGCTTTTCACCGGCCGCGCCGCCTTCCTGCATCTCGGCGCCTTCACCGCCACCATCATGTCTGCAAACGTCTTCATGATCATCATCCCCAACCAGAAGATCGTGGTGACGGACCTGATTGCCGGCCGTAAGCCCGATCCGAAATACGGCAAGATCGCCAAGACGCGTTCGACGCACAACAACTACCTGACCCTGCCGGTCCTGTTCCTGATGCTGTCGAACCACTATCCGCTGGCTTTCGGCACCCAGTTCAACTGGGTCATCGCCGCGCTGGTGTTCCTGATCGGCGTGCTGATCCGCCACTACTTCAACAGCAACCATGCGCGAAAAGGGAACCCGACCTGGACATGGCTGGTGGCGGCGATCCTGTTCGTCGTCATCATGTGGCTCTCGACCGTGCCGAAGGTGCTGACCGGCGAGCCGGCGGCCGCCTCCGCGCAGGCGCAAAAATTCGTCGCCTCGGCGCATTTCCCGGCGGTGCGTGACACCGTGCTCGGCCGCTGCGCCATGTGCCACGCGGCCGAGCCCTCCTATGAAGGCGTCTACCATGCGCCGAAGGGCGTGATGCTGGAGACGGACGCCGAGATCGGCGCGCATGCCCGCGAGATTTATCTGCAGGCCGGCCGCAGCCACGCCATGCCTCCCGCCAACGTCACGGCGATCTCGCCGGAGGAGCGCCGGCTGCTGGTGGCATGGTTCGAGGAGGCGCGGTGA
- the guaD gene encoding guanine deaminase, with translation MTSLLLRGRTLSFHRWPEMLDDTAAYAYEEDGGALIRDGKIAAAGGFAHVRAEAGEDVKIIDHRPNLILPGFIDCHAHYPQMQVIASYGAELLDWLNKYTFPAESKFVDAQHARRIARLFLDELIRHGTTSVAAYCSVHRQSAEAFFAEAHDRNMLTVAGKVMMDRNAPPSVCDTPQSSYDDTRALIAEWHGKGRQHYAITPRFAITSSPEQMEMAGALCREHPDLHMQTHLSENHAEIAFTQELYPWSRDYTDVYERYGLLGRKALFGHCIHLSEREADALSASGSVAVFCPTSNLFLGSGLFDYQRYRRREKPLRIAAATDVGGGTNYSMLRTMDEGYKVIALNGEKLNPLQSFWQITRGNAEALSLADRIGTLEPGTDADITVLDTRATPVMRLRMEVVETLAEELFLLQTLGDDRAVAEVYVAGRPARSDLSL, from the coding sequence ATGACCTCCCTCCTCTTGCGCGGGCGCACGCTCTCCTTCCACCGCTGGCCCGAGATGCTCGATGACACCGCCGCCTATGCCTACGAGGAAGACGGCGGCGCCCTGATCCGCGACGGGAAGATCGCGGCCGCCGGCGGCTTCGCTCATGTCCGCGCCGAAGCGGGCGAGGACGTGAAAATCATCGACCATCGCCCGAATCTCATCCTGCCCGGCTTCATCGACTGCCATGCACACTATCCGCAGATGCAGGTCATCGCGTCCTACGGCGCGGAACTGCTCGACTGGCTGAACAAATACACTTTTCCTGCGGAATCGAAATTCGTCGACGCCCAGCATGCACGGCGCATCGCACGGCTCTTCCTCGACGAACTGATCCGCCACGGCACGACGTCCGTCGCCGCCTACTGTTCGGTGCACCGGCAATCGGCCGAAGCCTTCTTCGCCGAGGCCCACGACCGCAACATGCTGACCGTCGCCGGCAAGGTGATGATGGACCGCAACGCCCCGCCTTCCGTCTGCGACACGCCGCAATCGAGCTATGACGACACCAGGGCGCTGATCGCGGAATGGCACGGCAAGGGCCGGCAGCACTACGCCATCACGCCGCGCTTCGCCATCACGTCCTCGCCGGAGCAGATGGAGATGGCGGGCGCGCTCTGCCGCGAGCATCCCGATCTCCACATGCAGACGCATCTTTCGGAAAACCACGCCGAGATCGCCTTCACGCAGGAGCTTTATCCGTGGTCGAGGGACTATACGGATGTCTACGAACGCTACGGCCTTCTGGGGCGGAAGGCGCTGTTCGGCCACTGCATCCACCTGTCCGAACGCGAGGCCGACGCCCTGTCGGCGTCGGGCTCCGTCGCGGTGTTCTGCCCGACCTCCAACCTTTTCCTCGGCTCCGGCCTGTTCGACTACCAGCGCTATCGCCGCCGCGAAAAACCGCTGCGCATCGCTGCCGCCACCGATGTCGGCGGCGGCACCAACTATTCCATGCTGCGCACTATGGACGAGGGCTACAAGGTGATCGCGCTGAACGGCGAGAAGCTGAATCCTCTCCAGTCCTTCTGGCAGATCACGCGCGGCAACGCGGAGGCCCTGTCGCTGGCCGACCGCATCGGCACGCTGGAGCCCGGCACAGACGCCGACATCACGGTGCTCGACACGCGCGCGACGCCGGTCATGCGGCTCAGGATGGAGGTGGTCGAGACGTTGGCCGAGGAGCTTTTCCTGCTCCAGACCCTTGGCGATGATCGCGCGGTTGCCGAGGTCTACGTCGCCGGCCGTCCCGCCAGGAGCGATCTTTCCCTGTGA
- the xdhA gene encoding xanthine dehydrogenase small subunit — translation MAGPAIRDHIRFLLNGEEVRLADVAPDETLLDWLRLRRSLRGTKEGCAEGDCGACTVLVGRLSGGRLVYESVNACIRFLGSLDATHVVTVEHLAPHEGRLHPVQQAMVDFHGSQCGFCTPGFVMSLYALWMRDPQPSDASIEKALQGNLCRCTGYEAIMRAARAISSYGRAAKDPLALERKHVAKRLAAMKDGSRVEIGAGKARLIVPADADDFAIIREKFPEATVVAGSTDVGLWVTKFMRDIVPAIFIPNLEGLCDIREEGGVITIGAGVTYTDAFAILSQRIPALGGLIDRIAGEQVRNMGTIGGNIANGSPIGDTPPPLIALGATLTLRRGSERRTIPLEDFFIAYGRQDRRPGEFVEAVHVPVPPKNAHFAVYKVSKRRDEDITSTLGAFRLTLSKAGTIASVRIAYGGMAATPKRAKAVEAALLGKAWTEEIVTAAMETFPQDFSPLTDMRATAEYRALAARNLLMRFWLETTGTKAPVTVTRNEAA, via the coding sequence GAGGGCGATTGCGGCGCATGCACAGTGCTGGTCGGCCGGCTTTCGGGTGGCAGGCTGGTTTATGAGAGCGTCAACGCCTGCATCCGCTTCCTCGGCTCGCTCGACGCGACCCATGTCGTGACTGTCGAGCATCTCGCGCCGCATGAGGGCCGGCTGCATCCGGTGCAGCAGGCGATGGTCGATTTCCACGGCTCGCAATGCGGCTTCTGCACGCCGGGCTTCGTCATGTCGCTTTATGCGCTGTGGATGCGCGATCCCCAGCCTTCCGACGCCTCCATCGAAAAGGCGCTGCAGGGCAATCTCTGCCGCTGCACCGGCTACGAGGCGATCATGCGCGCCGCACGCGCCATCTCGTCCTATGGCAGGGCCGCGAAGGACCCGCTCGCGCTGGAGCGGAAGCATGTCGCGAAACGGCTTGCCGCGATGAAGGACGGCAGCCGCGTCGAGATCGGCGCGGGCAAGGCGCGCCTCATCGTGCCGGCGGACGCCGACGACTTCGCGATCATCCGCGAGAAATTCCCTGAAGCCACCGTGGTCGCTGGCTCGACCGATGTCGGGCTCTGGGTCACGAAATTCATGCGCGACATAGTGCCGGCGATCTTCATTCCGAACCTCGAGGGGCTGTGCGACATCCGGGAGGAAGGTGGCGTCATCACCATCGGCGCGGGCGTCACCTACACGGATGCCTTCGCCATCCTGTCGCAGCGCATTCCAGCACTGGGCGGCCTCATCGACCGCATTGCCGGCGAGCAGGTCCGCAACATGGGCACGATCGGCGGAAACATCGCCAACGGTTCGCCCATCGGCGATACGCCCCCGCCGTTGATCGCGCTCGGCGCGACGCTGACGCTGCGCAGAGGCAGCGAGCGGCGCACCATCCCGCTCGAGGATTTCTTCATCGCCTATGGCAGGCAGGACCGCCGGCCCGGCGAATTCGTCGAGGCGGTGCATGTGCCGGTGCCGCCGAAGAACGCGCATTTCGCCGTCTACAAGGTCTCGAAACGCCGCGACGAGGACATTACGTCTACGCTTGGAGCGTTCCGCCTGACGCTGTCGAAGGCGGGCACTATAGCGTCCGTGCGCATCGCCTATGGCGGCATGGCGGCGACGCCGAAGCGGGCGAAGGCCGTCGAGGCGGCCTTGCTTGGCAAAGCGTGGACCGAGGAGATCGTGACGGCCGCGATGGAGACTTTTCCGCAGGATTTTTCACCGCTGACCGATATGCGCGCCACGGCGGAGTATCGGGCGCTGGCGGCCCGAAACCTGCTCATGCGCTTCTGGCTGGAGACGACCGGCACGAAAGCGCCGGTCACGGTGACGCGGAACGAGGCGGCGTGA
- a CDS encoding glycerate kinase, with translation MISDPKTFLTAIFDAAVAAADPEKVIRNFLPARPQGRTVVVGAGKGAAQLACAFERAWDVPVEGVVVTRYGYAMPCERIRVLEAAHPVPDEAGLAASRALLDQVKGLTTDDLVVALVCGGGSALLPSPPDGLTLADEIAVNEALLASGAPISAMNAVRKHVSTIKGGRLAAAAAPARVVSLIVSDIPGDNPALVASGPTVPDGSTRQDALKIVEAYGMKLPASVMAHLGSANADAPLPGATVFKANEMHIIASAAVSLEAAAQEAKRHGIEAVILSDAMEGEAREVGSVHAAIAREVATRNRPFGKPVLILSGGETTVTLRSRADGRKGKGGRNSEFLLSFAIGIDGVGGIHALAADTDGIDGSEYNAGAFADGGSVARMRAAGVDAKAMLAGNDAWTAFNAVGDLFVPGPTGTNVNDLRAILVR, from the coding sequence ATGATTTCCGACCCCAAGACCTTCCTGACAGCCATCTTCGACGCGGCCGTGGCGGCTGCCGATCCGGAAAAGGTGATCCGCAACTTTTTGCCGGCAAGGCCCCAAGGCCGCACGGTCGTCGTGGGCGCCGGCAAGGGCGCGGCGCAGCTTGCCTGTGCCTTCGAGCGTGCCTGGGACGTCCCAGTCGAAGGCGTCGTCGTCACCCGTTACGGCTATGCCATGCCATGCGAGCGCATACGCGTGCTGGAGGCGGCGCATCCAGTGCCGGACGAGGCCGGACTTGCGGCCTCGCGCGCGCTGCTCGATCAGGTGAAGGGACTGACCACCGACGATCTCGTCGTGGCGCTGGTCTGCGGCGGCGGCTCGGCGCTGCTGCCTTCGCCGCCGGACGGCTTGACGCTGGCCGACGAGATCGCGGTGAACGAGGCGCTGCTGGCGTCCGGCGCACCGATTTCCGCCATGAATGCCGTGCGCAAGCATGTCTCGACCATCAAGGGTGGCCGGCTGGCGGCTGCCGCCGCGCCGGCGCGGGTGGTGTCGCTCATCGTCTCCGACATTCCCGGCGACAATCCGGCGCTTGTCGCATCCGGCCCGACCGTGCCGGACGGTTCGACGCGGCAGGACGCGCTGAAGATCGTCGAGGCCTACGGCATGAAATTGCCGGCCTCGGTCATGGCGCATCTCGGCTCGGCGAATGCCGACGCCCCGTTGCCGGGCGCCACCGTTTTCAAGGCCAACGAGATGCATATCATCGCCTCCGCCGCCGTCTCGCTGGAAGCAGCGGCGCAGGAAGCAAAACGGCACGGCATCGAGGCTGTCATCCTGTCGGACGCGATGGAAGGAGAGGCGAGGGAGGTCGGCTCGGTCCATGCCGCAATCGCCCGCGAGGTCGCCACGCGCAACCGCCCGTTCGGGAAGCCGGTGCTCATCCTCTCCGGCGGCGAAACGACCGTGACGCTGCGTTCGCGCGCCGATGGCCGAAAAGGCAAGGGCGGCCGCAACAGCGAGTTCCTGCTGTCCTTCGCCATCGGCATCGACGGCGTCGGCGGCATTCATGCGCTGGCCGCCGATACGGACGGCATAGACGGCTCCGAGTACAATGCCGGCGCGTTCGCCGATGGCGGTTCGGTCGCGCGCATGCGTGCTGCCGGCGTCGATGCGAAGGCGATGCTCGCCGGCAACGACGCCTGGACCGCCTTCAACGCTGTCGGCGACCTGTTCGTGCCCGGCCCGACCGGCACGAATGTCAACGATCTCCGGGCGATACTGGTGCGGTAA
- the dps gene encoding DNA starvation/stationary phase protection protein Dps, with protein sequence MKDHKTRNDLKSNTRKASIELLNARLAEAIDLSLITKQAHWNIKGPHFIAVHEMLDGFRKDLDGHVDTIAERAVQLGGTALGTSQVVAADSRLAAYPTDIYTTKDHLAALIDRFADTAKAARTAIDEADEAGDADTADIFTAYSRTLDKSLWFLEAHTQEKE encoded by the coding sequence ATGAAAGACCACAAGACCCGCAACGATCTGAAGTCCAACACGCGGAAGGCTTCGATCGAGCTTCTCAACGCGCGTCTCGCCGAGGCGATCGACCTTTCGCTCATCACCAAGCAGGCGCACTGGAACATCAAGGGGCCGCATTTCATCGCCGTGCACGAGATGCTGGACGGCTTCCGCAAGGATCTTGACGGGCATGTCGACACCATTGCGGAACGCGCCGTGCAACTCGGCGGCACCGCGCTCGGCACCTCGCAGGTGGTGGCGGCGGACAGCAGGCTCGCAGCCTATCCCACGGATATCTATACGACCAAGGACCATCTCGCCGCCCTGATCGACCGCTTCGCCGACACGGCCAAGGCGGCGCGCACGGCGATCGACGAGGCGGATGAAGCCGGCGACGCCGACACGGCCGACATCTTCACCGCCTATTCGCGCACGCTCGACAAGTCGCTGTGGTTCCTGGAAGCGCACACGCAGGAAAAGGAATAG
- the xdhB gene encoding xanthine dehydrogenase molybdopterin binding subunit → MNKHAPSLKAAKIAGGVATSQRHDSAHKHVAGTAIYIDDMPEPAGTLHGCLGLSTVTHGTIKNMDLSAVRAAPGVVDVLTAADVPGENDISPTGRHDEPILAEGKVQFFGQPVFCVIAETREQARRATRLAKIDYEELPFVIDVAGLDPKKDKLVTPPLTLKRGDAAKAIADAPRKLKGRMRVGGQEHFYLEGHIAFAVPGEDHDVTIYCSTQHPSEVQHMVGHALGVPSHAVTVEIRRMGGGFGGKETQGNQFAALAAIAAKKLKRAVKIRPDRDDDMTATGKRHDFVIDYEVGFDGDGNILGVDFIYAARCGFSSDLSGPVTDRALFHCDNAYFYPAVHAQSAPLYTNTVSNTAFRGFGGPQGMIGAERVIEEVAFAVGKDPLDIRKLNFYAPEDDASGGRNVTPYHQRVEDNIVQKIVAELEESASYARRRREIAAFNANSRIVKRGIALTPVKFGISFTATHFNQAGALVHVYTDGSVHLNHGGTEMGQGLNTKVAQIVAEEFQIDLDCVKITATTTGKVPNTSATAASSGSDLNGMAAQNGARQIKDRLIDFAADKYSVPADQIVFLPNRVRIGNQEIAFAELVRQAYMARVQLSAAGFYKTPKIHWNRDKGEGHPFYYFAYGAACSEVSIDTLTGEYAVERTDILHETGRSLNPAIDLGQVEGAFVQGMGWLTTEELWWDEKGRLRTHAPSTYKIPLASDRPKIFNVKLADWAVNREATVHRSKAVGEPPFMLGMSVLHALSDAVASVADHRICPRLDAPATPERVLMAVERLKQEAKDLP, encoded by the coding sequence ATGAACAAGCACGCGCCCTCCCTGAAGGCGGCAAAGATCGCCGGCGGCGTCGCCACCAGCCAGCGGCACGATTCCGCGCACAAGCATGTCGCCGGAACGGCGATCTATATCGACGACATGCCGGAGCCGGCCGGCACGCTGCATGGCTGCCTCGGCCTCTCCACCGTCACGCATGGCACGATCAAGAATATGGATCTGTCGGCGGTGCGCGCCGCGCCGGGCGTGGTCGACGTGCTCACGGCGGCCGACGTGCCGGGCGAGAACGACATCTCGCCGACGGGCCGCCACGACGAGCCGATCCTCGCGGAAGGCAAGGTGCAGTTCTTCGGCCAGCCTGTCTTCTGCGTTATCGCCGAAACGCGCGAACAGGCGCGCCGCGCGACAAGGCTGGCGAAGATCGACTATGAGGAACTGCCCTTCGTCATCGACGTCGCCGGTCTCGATCCGAAGAAGGACAAGCTCGTCACGCCGCCGCTGACGCTGAAGCGCGGCGATGCCGCCAAGGCCATCGCGGACGCGCCCCGAAAACTGAAGGGCAGGATGCGCGTCGGCGGGCAGGAGCATTTTTACCTCGAAGGCCATATCGCCTTTGCCGTGCCGGGCGAGGACCACGACGTCACGATATACTGCTCGACGCAGCATCCGAGCGAGGTGCAGCATATGGTCGGCCACGCGCTCGGCGTGCCGAGCCATGCGGTCACGGTCGAAATCCGCCGCATGGGCGGCGGCTTCGGCGGCAAGGAGACGCAGGGCAACCAGTTTGCCGCGCTCGCCGCCATTGCCGCGAAGAAGCTGAAGCGCGCGGTGAAGATCAGGCCCGACCGGGACGACGACATGACCGCCACCGGCAAGCGGCACGATTTCGTCATCGACTACGAAGTCGGGTTCGACGGCGACGGCAACATTCTGGGCGTCGACTTCATCTATGCCGCGCGCTGCGGCTTCTCCTCGGACCTTTCGGGGCCGGTGACCGACCGCGCGCTTTTCCACTGCGACAACGCCTATTTCTATCCCGCCGTGCATGCGCAGTCGGCGCCGCTCTACACCAACACCGTCTCGAACACCGCCTTCCGCGGCTTCGGCGGGCCGCAGGGCATGATCGGCGCGGAGCGCGTCATCGAGGAAGTGGCGTTCGCGGTCGGAAAAGACCCGCTCGACATCCGCAAGCTCAACTTTTACGCGCCGGAGGACGACGCTTCGGGCGGGCGCAACGTCACGCCCTACCACCAGAGGGTCGAGGACAACATCGTCCAGAAAATCGTCGCGGAGCTGGAGGAGAGTGCCAGCTACGCACGCCGCCGCCGCGAGATCGCCGCGTTCAACGCCAACAGCCGCATTGTGAAGCGAGGCATCGCGCTGACGCCGGTAAAATTCGGCATCTCCTTCACCGCCACCCATTTCAACCAGGCCGGTGCGCTGGTGCATGTCTACACGGACGGCTCGGTGCATCTGAACCATGGCGGCACGGAGATGGGGCAGGGCCTCAACACCAAGGTCGCGCAGATCGTCGCGGAAGAATTCCAGATCGACCTCGACTGCGTGAAGATCACTGCCACGACCACCGGCAAGGTGCCGAACACGTCGGCGACCGCCGCCTCGTCCGGCTCGGACCTGAACGGCATGGCGGCGCAGAACGGCGCGCGCCAGATCAAGGACCGCCTGATCGACTTCGCGGCGGACAAATACTCCGTGCCGGCGGACCAGATCGTTTTCCTGCCCAACCGCGTGCGCATCGGCAATCAGGAGATAGCCTTCGCCGAACTGGTCAGGCAGGCCTATATGGCGCGCGTCCAGCTCTCCGCCGCCGGTTTCTACAAGACGCCGAAAATCCACTGGAACCGCGACAAGGGCGAGGGGCATCCCTTCTACTACTTCGCCTATGGCGCGGCCTGCTCGGAAGTCTCGATCGACACGCTGACCGGCGAATATGCGGTCGAGCGCACCGACATCCTGCACGAGACGGGCCGCTCGCTGAACCCGGCCATCGATCTCGGGCAGGTGGAAGGCGCCTTCGTGCAGGGCATGGGCTGGCTCACGACGGAGGAACTGTGGTGGGACGAGAAGGGCCGGCTGCGCACGCATGCGCCCTCGACCTACAAGATCCCGCTGGCTTCCGACCGGCCAAAAATCTTCAACGTGAAGCTCGCCGACTGGGCGGTGAACCGCGAGGCGACGGTGCACCGCTCCAAGGCGGTGGGTGAGCCGCCCTTCATGCTCGGCATGTCCGTGCTGCACGCCCTGTCGGACGCGGTCGCGAGCGTCGCGGACCACCGCATCTGCCCGCGCCTCGATGCGCCGGCCACCCCGGAGCGCGTGCTGATGGCGGTGGAGCGGCTGAAGCAGGAGGCGAAAGACCTTCCGTGA
- the xdhC gene encoding xanthine dehydrogenase accessory protein XdhC, producing the protein MTRLAPSLRAFLHAWPDVAMVEVAGAKGSTPREQGAWMLASPGAIFGTIGGGQLEYMAIDEARQTLREGKRPPLTLSIPLGPEIGQCCGGRVEVAIRPLDAASRRRLLQAAEAADNALPRIFIFGGGHVGHALASAFVLLPVKTIIVETRPDAVQDMPVGVETHVVPMPEELVRDAPAGSAFLILTHDHALDFLIVAEALKRVDAAYVGMIGSETKKATFRSWYLKTAGGDEKSFRRLVSPIGGSAVKDKRPAVIAALAAAEVMTALANVPAGAAAKSDKVG; encoded by the coding sequence GTGACCCGCCTCGCGCCCAGCCTTCGCGCTTTTCTCCATGCCTGGCCGGACGTGGCCATGGTGGAGGTGGCCGGAGCGAAGGGGTCGACGCCTCGCGAGCAGGGCGCATGGATGCTCGCCTCGCCCGGCGCGATCTTCGGCACGATCGGCGGCGGCCAGCTCGAATATATGGCGATAGACGAGGCGCGGCAGACGCTGCGTGAGGGAAAGCGCCCCCCGCTCACCCTATCCATTCCGCTCGGCCCCGAGATCGGCCAGTGCTGCGGCGGACGTGTGGAGGTCGCGATCCGCCCGCTTGATGCGGCTTCACGCAGGCGCCTGCTGCAAGCGGCCGAGGCGGCGGATAACGCGCTGCCCCGGATCTTCATCTTCGGCGGCGGTCATGTCGGTCACGCGCTTGCCAGTGCTTTCGTGCTACTGCCAGTCAAGACGATCATTGTCGAGACCCGGCCAGACGCGGTCCAAGACATGCCGGTCGGCGTCGAGACCCATGTGGTTCCGATGCCGGAGGAACTGGTGCGGGACGCGCCTGCCGGCTCGGCTTTCCTCATCCTCACCCATGACCACGCTCTGGATTTCCTGATCGTGGCGGAAGCCCTGAAACGCGTGGACGCGGCCTATGTCGGCATGATCGGATCGGAGACGAAGAAGGCGACGTTCCGAAGCTGGTATCTCAAGACCGCCGGAGGCGACGAGAAATCGTTCCGGCGGCTCGTTTCGCCCATCGGCGGCAGCGCCGTGAAGGACAAGCGCCCCGCCGTCATCGCGGCACTCGCGGCGGCCGAAGTGATGACGGCGCTGGCGAATGTGCCCGCCGGCGCCGCCGCGAAATCCGACAAGGTAGGCTGA